In a single window of the Litorilituus sediminis genome:
- a CDS encoding YicC/YloC family endoribonuclease produces the protein MIHSMTAFARFEVKGDWGNAVWEIRSVNQRFLETYFRLPEQFRGIEPLLRERFRKQLNRGKVECHLRFNANPAAKGELTLNEKLAKQLIQHANWVNEQTLNSQVNPLEVMRWPGVMEAAETDISAIQAELLAGFDSALKDFIKARASEGENLKAMIEQRLDAITEQADKVNKQMPEIIEWQRNRITEKFAEAKVDLDSSRVEQELVLLAQKMDVAEELDRLNSHVSETQKILKKGGPQGRRLDFMMQEFNREANTLGSKSINTDITASAVELKVLIEQMREQIQNIE, from the coding sequence ATGATTCATAGCATGACGGCATTTGCCCGATTTGAAGTAAAAGGTGACTGGGGCAACGCAGTATGGGAAATACGCTCAGTTAATCAGAGGTTTCTTGAAACCTATTTTCGCCTACCTGAGCAATTTCGCGGTATAGAGCCACTACTACGAGAGCGTTTTCGCAAACAGCTAAATCGCGGTAAAGTAGAATGTCACTTACGTTTTAACGCCAACCCTGCCGCAAAGGGTGAGTTAACCTTAAACGAAAAGCTTGCTAAACAACTTATTCAGCATGCTAATTGGGTTAACGAGCAAACACTCAATAGCCAAGTGAATCCACTCGAAGTCATGCGCTGGCCTGGCGTAATGGAAGCAGCAGAAACCGATATTTCAGCCATTCAAGCCGAACTTTTAGCCGGTTTTGATAGTGCATTAAAAGACTTTATCAAAGCGCGCGCGAGCGAAGGCGAAAACCTAAAAGCCATGATAGAGCAACGCTTAGATGCCATTACCGAGCAAGCGGATAAGGTGAATAAGCAAATGCCTGAAATCATCGAATGGCAGCGCAACCGCATCACTGAAAAATTCGCAGAAGCAAAAGTTGATTTAGACTCTAGCCGAGTTGAGCAAGAGCTAGTATTACTCGCACAAAAAATGGATGTTGCCGAAGAACTAGACAGGTTAAATAGTCACGTTAGCGAAACACAAAAAATCTTGAAAAAAGGTGGCCCACAAGGCCGTCGCCTCGACTTTATGATGCAAGAGTTTAACCGCGAAGCAAACACCTTAGGCTCAAAATCAATCAACACTGACATCACCGCCAGTGCTGTTGAACTTAAAGTGTTAATTGAACAAATGCGGGAGCAGATCCAAAACATAGAATAG